A region of the Halanaerobiales bacterium genome:
AATTTTTCATTTGAATAACCTGGACTTGTATAAAATGAAAATAATTCTTTCACATTTTTTGCTTTATAACCTGTCTCTTCCCATAATTCTCGGGAAGCACATTCTGCAGGTTTTTCACCATTATCAAGTTTACCAGCAGGAATTTCCAGCAACATTTTTTCTACTGCTTTCCGATATTGTTTGACCATCAAAATCTTATCATTTTCATTTTTGGCAAGAATTGCAACCCCACCACTGTGTTCTATAACTTCTCTGTAAGACTTATTTTTGTCAGGTAATAAAACTCTGTCTTTTCGTAATTTTAAAACTGAACCACTATATATATTTTTGCTTTCAATTGTTTTTTCTTCAAAATCTCCCATATTATCTCTCCTCTATCCTAAAAAGTTTTAATGATATTAATTAAGTACTTAATTAATTTTAATAAATTAGATATTTTTATTCTTTCATCGGTGGAATGCACATTCTCCATAGCTGATCCTAAATTTATGGTTGAAAGACCTTTTTTGTTAAAAATATTAGCATCACTACCTCCACCACTACTTGTAAGTTCAAAAGGAAGATTAGTTTTTTCAGCAGCTTTTTTTACTATTTTAATAATATGTTCATTTTTATTAATTTCAAAATTATCATATAATCTTTCAATATCAAATTCTACATTTCCCTTTAGTTGCTCAGTATATTTGTTAAGAACTGATTTCATTTCTTGTGTTTGATTAAACAGTTTTTCTTCATTATGACTTCTAACTTCACCTTCCAGTTCAACTACATCTGGAACAATATTACTTGCAGAACCACCACGAATTACTCCAATATTAGCTGTAGTTTCAAAATCAATTCGTCCTACCTTCATTTTTGAAATGGCATGACTTGCTATTTTAATTGCATTAACACCTTTTTCTGGTTCCATTCCAGCATGAGCAGCTTTACCTTTAATAACTGCATTAAATTTATTCTGTCCAGGAGCCTTATTTATCACTTTGCCAATATTACCATCAGCATCAATTACAATCCCATAATCTGCCTTTTCAATATAAGAGGAATCAAGATTTTTTGCCCCAAGTAGGCCTATTTCTTCAGCAACAGAAAATACAACAATAATATTAGGATAATTAAAATTTTCTCTTTGTAGATTTTTAACTGCTTCAATAATACTGATTACTCCTATCATATCATCTCCACCTAAAACTGTATCTCCTTTACTATAAATGTAGCCATCTTTTATTTTGGTTTTGACTCCTTTACCTGGTTTTACTCGATCCATATGAGCAGATAATAAAATTGTAGGTAGAGAATCATCTCCATCTAATTTAGCTATAATATTGCCAGCATTACCATTTATTTTTTCTCCAGTTTTATCTTCTTCAACTATAAAGCCAAGTTTATTGAGCTCATTTTTTAAGCTGTCAGCCATATTTCGTTCATGTTTTGATACACTATCAATTTCAACTAATTCTATAAATTTATCCACTATCTTATCTTTTTCTAAATTAGCCATTAAATAACCTCCTAAAAATTAAAAGTAGCCTTTCTATTATATTAACACAAAAATCCCTCCCTGAAAAATTCAGGGAAGGATTTTTTGAAAATAATATTTATTTAAGAGAATTTATTTTACTAGCTCATTCCCTTTTTCTAAAGCTTTTTCATTAATAGGAATTAAACCATGTCTTCTCTCAGGTAGAACATTTTTTAGAGATTCTTTTACAATTTCTAAATCAAGAAGTCCGGTTTTCCCAATATAGGCACCTAACATAGCCATATTAGCAGCTTTACTATTACCTAAATCATTAGCAATTTCATTAGCTGGAACTTTTACAACTTCTACATCATCTCTTTCTACTTCTTTATCAATAAGAGATGAGTTAACGAAAATAGTTCCACCAGACTTTACCTGAGGAGAAAATTTATCTAAAGAAGGTAAATTCATTACTATTATTGAATTTGGATTGGAAGAAAGAGGGGATGGTATTTTTTTATCAGATACAATAACTGTACAATTAGCAGTTCCACCTCTCATTTCTGGACCATATGAAGGCATCCAGGAAACTTCTTTACCTCTTTTCATACCAGCATAAGAAAGCAATTTACCTATTGACATTACTCCCTGGCCACCAAAACCAGCCATAATTATTTCTTCTTTCATCTTATTCACCCTCCTCTGGAGACTTAATTTCACCTAGAGGATAAACAGGGATCATATTTTCATCAAGCCATTCTACAGCATCTACAGGACTCATTCCCCAATTTGTTGGACAGGTAGAAAGTACTTCAACTAATGAATAACCTTTACCCTCTAATTGTGCTTTAAAAGCTTTTTTAATTGCTTTTTTTGCTTCTCTTATATATTTAGGTTTATGAACAGATACTCTCGAAACATAAGCAGCACCATCAGCAATACTCAACATTTCAGTCATTTTAATAGGATGACCAGCCTCTTTAGTATCTCTACCATAAGGAGATGTAGTTGTTTTTTGACCTTCTAAAGATGTTGGAGCCATCTGTCCTCCTGTCATACCATAAATAGCATTATTAACAAAAATTGTAGTAATATTTTCGCCACGATTTGCAGCATGTACACTTTCAGCAGTACCAATAGATGCAAAATCACCATCACCTTGATAGGTAAATACTACCTTATCGGGATGAACTCTTTTTATTCCTGTTGCAACTGCAGGAGCTCTACCGTGAGATGCTTCATGCATATCACAATCAAAATATTCATAAGCCAGTACTGAACAACCTACTGGTGCAACTCCAATTGTTTCATCTTTTATATCTAATTCATCCATAACTTCAGCTATCAAACGATGAATAATACCATGGGTACAACCAGGACAATAGTGAAATTCTTTTTCTGATAGTGAATCTGGATATCCAGCTACTTTATTCATTATCTGTCACCTCCTATATTTTCCTTAACTTTATCATAAATTTCTGCTGGTGAAGGAATCATACCACCAGGTCTACCATGGAAATAAACTGGTTTTTTACCTTCAACAGCAAGTCTTACATCTTCAATCATTTGGCCAGTACTCATTTCTACTGCTAAGAAAGAATCAACATCATCTGCAGCATCACGAATTACTTCAGTTGGGAATGGAAATAATGTAATTGGTCTAATAAGGCCAACTTTAATACCATCTTTTCTAGCCATTTCCATCGCATTGATTGCAATTCTAGCAGTTGTTCCATAAGCAACAATAGCCATATCTGCATCTTCCATATTATATGTTTCATATCTCACTTCATTTTCTTGCATTTTGTCATATTTTTCTTTTAATTTCCAGTTATGATCTTCAAGGTCTTGAGGATCTAAAGCCAAAGAGTTAATAACATTTTTTTCTCTACCTTTAGCTCCATCAGTAGCCCATTCTTTTTTTGGTAATTCATCAGGATCTACTTCATTTTTGAATTCTACAGGTTCCATCATCTGACCAATCATACCATCTCCAACAATCATAACAGGATTACGATATCTATCAGCTATCTCAAAAGCTTCCATAGTTAAGTCTACTAACTCCTGAACAGATGATGGAGCTAATACACATAATCTAAAGTCACCATGAGCCATTCCTTTTGTTGCCTGGAAATAATCAGATTGAGAAGGCTGGATACCACCAAGTCCCGGTCCACCTCTCATCATATTAACAATAACTGCAGGTAATTCTGCACCTGCTATATATGAAATACCTTCTGCTTTAAGACTAATTCCTGGACTGGATGATGATGTCATTACTCTTGCTCCAGCACCAGCTGCACCATAAACCATATTACTTGCTGCAACTTCACTTTCAGCCTGGAGGAATGTACCTCCTACTTCTGGTAATCTGCGAGCCATATAGGCAGGAACGTCATTTTGTGGAGTTATTGGATAACCGAAAAAATAACGACAGCCTGCTTTAATAGCTGCTTCAGCTACAGCTTCATTTCCTTTCATCAATGTTTTTTCTCCCATCTTAAAACCTCCTTTTAATTTAATAATCTATTCTTCTTTATATACAGTAATTACTACATCTGGACACATTTGAGCACACAGTCCACAGCTTATACATTCATCCTGGTCTGTAACTTCAGCAGGGTGATAACCATGACTGTTAATTCTATCTGCCATTTTTATAATTCCTTTTGGACAGACAGTTGTACAAAGTTCACAGCCCTTACATCTCTCTTCATTAA
Encoded here:
- a CDS encoding NUDIX hydrolase, yielding MGDFEEKTIESKNIYSGSVLKLRKDRVLLPDKNKSYREVIEHSGGVAILAKNENDKILMVKQYRKAVEKMLLEIPAGKLDNGEKPAECASRELWEETGYKAKNVKELFSFYTSPGYSNEKLHLYLAEDLKYDPGDALDPGEFIKHALLDPAEIMEKINSGKIVDGKTIVALLYYLQNQDDFDEIK
- a CDS encoding M20/M25/M40 family metallo-hydrolase, which gives rise to MANLEKDKIVDKFIELVEIDSVSKHERNMADSLKNELNKLGFIVEEDKTGEKINGNAGNIIAKLDGDDSLPTILLSAHMDRVKPGKGVKTKIKDGYIYSKGDTVLGGDDMIGVISIIEAVKNLQRENFNYPNIIVVFSVAEEIGLLGAKNLDSSYIEKADYGIVIDADGNIGKVINKAPGQNKFNAVIKGKAAHAGMEPEKGVNAIKIASHAISKMKVGRIDFETTANIGVIRGGSASNIVPDVVELEGEVRSHNEEKLFNQTQEMKSVLNKYTEQLKGNVEFDIERLYDNFEINKNEHIIKIVKKAAEKTNLPFELTSSGGGSDANIFNKKGLSTINLGSAMENVHSTDERIKISNLLKLIKYLINIIKTF
- a CDS encoding 2-oxoacid:acceptor oxidoreductase family protein; this encodes MKEEIIMAGFGGQGVMSIGKLLSYAGMKRGKEVSWMPSYGPEMRGGTANCTVIVSDKKIPSPLSSNPNSIIVMNLPSLDKFSPQVKSGGTIFVNSSLIDKEVERDDVEVVKVPANEIANDLGNSKAANMAMLGAYIGKTGLLDLEIVKESLKNVLPERRHGLIPINEKALEKGNELVK
- a CDS encoding thiamine pyrophosphate-dependent enzyme, with the translated sequence MNKVAGYPDSLSEKEFHYCPGCTHGIIHRLIAEVMDELDIKDETIGVAPVGCSVLAYEYFDCDMHEASHGRAPAVATGIKRVHPDKVVFTYQGDGDFASIGTAESVHAANRGENITTIFVNNAIYGMTGGQMAPTSLEGQKTTTSPYGRDTKEAGHPIKMTEMLSIADGAAYVSRVSVHKPKYIREAKKAIKKAFKAQLEGKGYSLVEVLSTCPTNWGMSPVDAVEWLDENMIPVYPLGEIKSPEEGE
- a CDS encoding 3-methyl-2-oxobutanoate dehydrogenase subunit VorB, which codes for MGEKTLMKGNEAVAEAAIKAGCRYFFGYPITPQNDVPAYMARRLPEVGGTFLQAESEVAASNMVYGAAGAGARVMTSSSSPGISLKAEGISYIAGAELPAVIVNMMRGGPGLGGIQPSQSDYFQATKGMAHGDFRLCVLAPSSVQELVDLTMEAFEIADRYRNPVMIVGDGMIGQMMEPVEFKNEVDPDELPKKEWATDGAKGREKNVINSLALDPQDLEDHNWKLKEKYDKMQENEVRYETYNMEDADMAIVAYGTTARIAINAMEMARKDGIKVGLIRPITLFPFPTEVIRDAADDVDSFLAVEMSTGQMIEDVRLAVEGKKPVYFHGRPGGMIPSPAEIYDKVKENIGGDR
- a CDS encoding 4Fe-4S binding protein; this encodes MEKVKNVVFNEERCKGCELCTTVCPKGIIKMADRINSHGYHPAEVTDQDECISCGLCAQMCPDVVITVYKEE